A genomic stretch from Streptomyces venezuelae ATCC 10712 includes:
- the lepB gene encoding signal peptidase I: protein MAVGARSGHDGPDERADGAFGDDTTGDDVTDEQAQPPGGETPGDGDDDTAGGSGGRPRNQRSFWKELPLLVGIALVLALLIKTFLVQAFSIPSESMMNTLQKGDRVLVDKLTPWFGSEPERGEVVVFHDPGGWLEGQTAPKPNVVQKFLSFIGLMPSAEEKDLIKRVIAVGGDTVSCKEGGKVVLNGVQLDETSYLYPGSVPCQDSFGPVKVPEGRIWVMGDNRQNSLDSRFHQQLPGGGTVSNDEVVGRAVVIAWPVTRWATLPVPDIFDQPGLDKAAAAAPLGAVSVAGALPLVLWRRKKVAARHTAE, encoded by the coding sequence TTGGCCGTCGGCGCACGATCCGGACACGATGGGCCCGACGAGAGGGCCGACGGGGCCTTCGGCGATGACACGACGGGTGACGACGTGACGGACGAGCAGGCGCAGCCACCGGGCGGCGAAACGCCGGGTGACGGCGACGACGACACGGCGGGCGGCTCCGGCGGGCGGCCGAGGAACCAGCGTTCCTTCTGGAAGGAACTGCCGCTCCTCGTCGGCATCGCGCTGGTGCTCGCCCTGCTGATCAAGACCTTCCTGGTGCAGGCGTTCTCGATCCCCTCGGAATCGATGATGAACACCCTCCAGAAGGGCGACCGGGTCCTCGTCGACAAACTGACCCCCTGGTTCGGCTCGGAGCCCGAGCGCGGCGAGGTCGTCGTCTTCCACGACCCGGGCGGCTGGCTCGAAGGCCAGACCGCGCCCAAGCCGAACGTCGTGCAGAAGTTCCTCAGCTTCATCGGCCTCATGCCGTCCGCCGAGGAGAAGGACCTCATCAAGCGGGTCATCGCCGTCGGAGGCGACACCGTGTCCTGCAAGGAGGGCGGCAAGGTCGTCCTCAACGGCGTCCAGCTGGACGAGACCTCGTACCTCTACCCCGGCTCCGTCCCCTGCCAGGACTCCTTCGGCCCCGTCAAGGTCCCCGAGGGCCGCATCTGGGTCATGGGCGACAACCGGCAGAACTCCCTGGACTCCCGCTTCCACCAGCAGCTCCCCGGCGGCGGCACCGTCTCCAACGACGAGGTCGTGGGCCGCGCCGTCGTGATCGCCTGGCCCGTCACCCGCTGGGCCACCCTCCCGGTCCCCGACATCTTCGACCAGCCCGGCCTCGACAAGGCCGCGGCCGCCGCCCCGCTCGGCGCGGTGAGCGTCGCCGGAGCGCTCCCGCTGGTGCTGTGGCGCCGGAAGAAGGTCGCCGCTCGGCATACCGCCGAGTAG